The Patescibacteria group bacterium genome contains a region encoding:
- the pheT gene encoding phenylalanine--tRNA ligase subunit beta, with protein MLFSYNWLQSFFNSKLPAPNKLAEILTLRSFEVEEVKKESKDWALDISVTPNRGTDCFSHLGIARECSAITKLKTKNEKRKIKEDTKIKINDFIDVKVDNGADCPRYTGRVLTGVKVGDSPEYIQERLRACGLEPINNIVDAGNYVMLELGQPLHTFDLDKIEGKKIFIRQAKIGEKIDALDDKIYKLNKDNLVIADSKNVLAIAGIKGGKRAAIDQETKNIFLESANFDSVLIRASSQKLGLKTDASLRFEHSIDPNLTELAVDRLAQLVEEVAGGKIAKNRIDIYPEKILSRKFKLDLGKVEGLLGIKIGKKEVIKILNSLGLETKSNLLVGIPTWRPDLVQSEDFAEEIGRIYGYEKLKSIYPTLALMPAKRNDDIFWEDKIKNSLKQVGFSEAYNYSFISKRIGDIIGTGLVELKNPFSEGLYYLRPSLILNLSDNIQYNIRASNAKKNIKIFEIGKTFRQKREGIIEKKMLSGVVSGGQESFYMLKGVIDSLFNNLGISDYYFDEYQPTPEDTSFNFWNKHKMAEIKVGSKEIGFMGELNFPSLVESNKIQEVFAFDIDFEALLKECDEESEYRPISKFPSAVRDISLLLPGDARVSQVLDIINTSENKCIKDVDLFDFYEGSELAEGKKSLAFHIIFQAKDRTLRGEEIETMMAKIIQALEDNLDWEVRKSA; from the coding sequence ATGTTATTTTCATACAATTGGCTACAATCATTTTTTAATAGCAAATTGCCTGCGCCAAATAAATTAGCAGAGATTTTAACGCTTCGCAGTTTTGAAGTTGAAGAAGTAAAAAAAGAGAGCAAAGATTGGGCATTAGACATAAGCGTGACTCCGAATAGGGGGACTGATTGTTTTTCGCATTTAGGGATTGCTCGCGAATGTAGCGCAATTACAAAATTAAAAACGAAAAACGAAAAACGAAAAATAAAAGAGGATACAAAGATAAAAATAAATGATTTCATAGATGTAAAAGTAGACAATGGAGCAGATTGTCCGAGATACACAGGAAGGGTCTTGACTGGGGTTAAGGTGGGGGATTCTCCTGAATATATCCAAGAGCGATTGCGCGCCTGCGGACTTGAGCCGATTAACAATATTGTTGATGCAGGGAATTATGTGATGCTTGAACTTGGCCAACCGCTTCATACTTTTGACTTGGACAAAATTGAGGGCAAAAAGATTTTTATAAGACAGGCAAAAATCGGAGAAAAGATAGATGCTTTAGACGATAAGATATACAAGTTGAATAAAGATAATCTTGTTATTGCTGATTCTAAAAATGTCTTAGCAATAGCTGGAATTAAGGGCGGGAAAAGAGCGGCGATAGACCAAGAGACAAAAAATATTTTTCTTGAGTCAGCTAATTTTGATTCTGTGTTGATTCGCGCAAGCTCCCAGAAGCTCGGATTGAAGACAGATGCTTCGTTGAGGTTTGAGCATAGCATAGACCCGAATCTTACAGAATTAGCAGTGGATAGATTGGCTCAATTAGTTGAAGAGGTTGCTGGCGGGAAAATCGCAAAGAACAGAATAGACATATATCCTGAGAAAATCTTGTCAAGAAAATTCAAATTGGATTTAGGCAAGGTAGAAGGGCTTTTGGGGATTAAAATCGGAAAAAAAGAGGTTATCAAAATTTTAAATTCTCTTGGTCTTGAAACAAAATCAAATCTCTTAGTAGGGATTCCTACCTGGCGTCCGGACTTGGTTCAGAGCGAGGACTTTGCCGAGGAAATAGGCAGGATTTATGGGTATGAGAAATTGAAGTCAATTTATCCGACATTAGCGTTAATGCCTGCAAAAAGAAATGATGATATTTTTTGGGAGGATAAAATCAAAAATTCTTTGAAACAGGTCGGGTTTTCAGAAGCATATAATTATTCCTTTATTAGTAAAAGAATAGGCGATATTATCGGCACAGGATTAGTAGAATTAAAAAATCCGTTTTCCGAAGGGCTTTATTATCTTAGGCCGAGTTTGATATTAAATCTTTCTGACAATATTCAATATAATATTAGGGCCTCCAATGCGAAAAAAAATATTAAGATTTTTGAAATAGGCAAGACATTCAGACAAAAGAGAGAGGGGATTATAGAGAAAAAAATGTTGAGCGGAGTGGTATCTGGAGGGCAAGAATCGTTTTATATGCTCAAGGGAGTTATTGATTCTTTATTTAATAATTTGGGAATCAGCGATTATTATTTTGACGAATATCAACCTACACCCGAAGACACAAGTTTTAATTTCTGGAACAAGCATAAAATGGCAGAGATTAAAGTTGGAAGCAAGGAAATAGGATTTATGGGAGAATTAAATTTTCCGTCATTAGTTGAAAGCAACAAGATACAAGAGGTCTTTGCTTTTGATATTGATTTTGAAGCCCTTTTAAAGGAGTGTGATGAAGAATCCGAGTACAGGCCTATTTCCAAATTCCCATCTGCGGTTCGCGACATTTCTTTACTCTTGCCAGGGGACGCAAGGGTGAGTCAAGTTTTGGACATCATCAATACAAGCGAAAATAAATGTATTAAAGATGTTGATTTGTTTGATTTTTACGAGGGGTCAGAGTTAGCTGAAGGGAAAAAGAGCTTGGCTTTTCATATAATATTTCAGGCAAAGGATAGAACCTTGAGAGGTGAGGAAATTGAGACAATGATGGCAAAAATCATTCAGGCATTGGAAGATAATCTTGACTGGGAAGTGCGGAAGTCCGCCTAA